The following proteins are co-located in the Bacillus pumilus genome:
- a CDS encoding 1,4-dihydroxy-2-naphthoate polyprenyltransferase — MQHQSITDQLSPIKPDKNWRIWWNLLRPHTLTAAFIPVTLGTVLALPSGQIHVGLFLAMLFASMFIQIATNMFNEYFDYVRGLDNEKSVGIGGAIVRNGVKPKTVLSLAYALFALSLFLGIYICMMSSWWIALIGLICMAAGYFYTGGPVPIAYTPFGELVSGAFMGLGIILISFYIQTGTLTSTAVLVSLPISILVGAILLSNNIRDLDGDKENGRKTLAILAGRKAAVNILLSMFLVSYVLIFVYILTDIIGLWSLLVLLSVPKAYTAIKEFKQKEKPIELMNAMKSTAQTNTFFGFLLTIALILQYYIA, encoded by the coding sequence ATGCAGCATCAATCGATAACAGATCAGCTTTCACCGATTAAGCCTGATAAGAACTGGCGGATTTGGTGGAATTTATTACGACCGCATACATTAACAGCCGCATTTATTCCCGTTACTTTAGGAACTGTTCTAGCACTTCCGAGTGGTCAAATACATGTTGGCCTATTTTTAGCTATGCTATTTGCATCTATGTTTATCCAAATTGCAACGAACATGTTTAATGAGTATTTTGACTATGTTCGCGGGTTGGACAATGAGAAATCTGTCGGCATCGGCGGCGCCATTGTTAGAAATGGTGTGAAACCAAAAACAGTTCTCAGCCTCGCTTATGCATTATTCGCACTCTCTCTATTCCTTGGGATTTATATTTGCATGATGTCTAGCTGGTGGATTGCACTTATAGGACTTATTTGTATGGCAGCAGGCTATTTCTATACCGGTGGACCTGTACCAATTGCTTATACACCATTTGGAGAACTTGTGTCAGGTGCTTTTATGGGATTAGGAATCATCCTTATTAGTTTCTATATCCAAACAGGAACACTGACGTCAACAGCTGTTCTCGTGTCATTGCCGATTTCTATTTTAGTTGGAGCCATCTTACTGTCGAACAATATCCGGGATTTAGACGGCGATAAGGAAAATGGACGTAAAACACTTGCTATCCTTGCTGGACGAAAAGCTGCAGTGAACATTCTACTTTCCATGTTTTTGGTATCATACGTACTCATTTTTGTTTATATCCTCACAGATATCATTGGCCTTTGGAGCCTTCTTGTTTTACTCAGTGTGCCGAAAGCATATACAGCCATTAAAGAGTTTAAGCAAAAAGAAAAGCCAATTGAATTAATGAATGCCATGAAGTCTACAGCTCAAACCAATACATTTTTCGGTTTCCTGTTAACGATCGCATTGATATTACAATATTATATTGCGTAG
- a CDS encoding TraR/DksA C4-type zinc finger protein, which yields MLSKDELHHLKQRLLDEKQEIEANSHDDEQKVSFPYDAVGELSAYDNHPGDQGTELFERGKDIALNSLAHEHLSDINEALQAIADGSYGVCKVCKAPIPKERLEALPTAVTCTEHSKEQTVSQNRPIEEDLLNPPSGQFENEESAAYDGEDAYQDVERYGNSDTPSDMEFPPETYDDVYTQSEDEDYVEDYEGFAAADLEGKASKVYPNKAHEAYEDALDEEGVMTVFGDLKPYEEEPYTEKNQ from the coding sequence TTGTTGTCTAAAGACGAATTACATCATTTGAAGCAGAGACTTCTCGATGAAAAACAAGAAATTGAAGCCAATAGCCATGACGATGAACAAAAAGTATCATTTCCTTATGATGCAGTCGGAGAACTGTCTGCCTATGACAACCATCCTGGAGACCAAGGAACAGAACTGTTCGAGCGCGGAAAAGATATTGCCTTAAACAGTTTGGCACATGAACATTTGTCAGACATCAATGAAGCACTCCAAGCAATCGCAGACGGCTCTTATGGTGTGTGCAAGGTATGTAAAGCCCCTATTCCTAAAGAACGCTTAGAAGCCTTGCCTACCGCCGTCACATGCACAGAGCATTCAAAAGAGCAGACCGTTTCACAAAATCGTCCCATTGAAGAGGATTTGTTAAATCCACCATCAGGACAATTTGAAAATGAAGAAAGTGCTGCCTACGATGGAGAAGATGCATATCAAGACGTAGAACGCTACGGCAACTCTGATACCCCGTCCGATATGGAATTTCCTCCCGAGACATACGATGATGTGTATACACAATCAGAAGATGAAGATTATGTTGAAGACTATGAAGGATTCGCAGCTGCTGATCTCGAAGGAAAAGCAAGCAAGGTGTATCCGAATAAAGCACACGAAGCCTATGAAGATGCATTAGATGAAGAAGGCGTCATGACGGTGTTTGGTGACTTGAAGCCGTACGAAGAAGAACCTTATACAGAAAAAAATCAATAG
- a CDS encoding TspO/MBR family protein, with translation MARKSIIWAIIVFFITYALFSIAGFLFPIDREWYDALNKPEWTPSGGVIGAVWAVLFALISLSAAIIYGKYGFQKITLPFWILFLLNYVFNQAFSFFQFTQKDLFAATIDSLLVALTALALVIVSRKLSKVVSILLIPYVLWGFFATYLSYTIYSMNM, from the coding sequence ATGGCTAGAAAAAGTATCATTTGGGCGATTATCGTCTTCTTTATTACATACGCACTATTCTCTATTGCAGGGTTCTTGTTCCCTATTGACAGAGAATGGTATGATGCATTAAACAAACCGGAATGGACACCTAGTGGGGGTGTGATTGGAGCTGTGTGGGCTGTCTTATTTGCTCTCATCTCGTTGTCCGCAGCGATTATTTATGGGAAGTATGGATTTCAAAAAATCACTTTACCGTTTTGGATTCTTTTTCTTTTAAATTATGTCTTCAATCAAGCCTTTAGCTTTTTTCAATTTACACAAAAAGATTTGTTTGCCGCTACCATTGACTCCCTGCTTGTTGCACTGACAGCACTCGCACTTGTCATCGTCTCACGTAAGCTCAGTAAAGTCGTTTCTATTTTACTAATCCCTTATGTCTTATGGGGATTCTTTGCGACATACTTGTCTTATACGATCTATTCCATGAATATGTAA
- the thiT gene encoding energy-coupled thiamine transporter ThiT codes for MQQSNQLVRLMEIAIMTSLALVLDYLSGLFLRMPNGGSIALIMIPVILMSIRWGMSTGFIIGVLIAGLQLMNSPIIATPVQGFLDYFVASVVICLSGLFSGLIKKAIQDKKRKKQFFYIILSVFVASFFRLLTFFISGVVFFSQYAPKGTPGWVYSLIYNSTYMVPSFIICSIVLCLLIPSASRLVFPHQK; via the coding sequence ATGCAGCAATCAAATCAATTAGTACGCCTTATGGAAATCGCGATTATGACTTCGCTTGCTCTTGTATTAGATTACTTATCAGGTCTCTTTTTAAGGATGCCGAATGGCGGGTCTATTGCACTGATCATGATTCCTGTCATTCTCATGTCTATTAGATGGGGAATGTCTACCGGGTTTATCATCGGTGTGTTAATTGCCGGCCTGCAGCTGATGAATAGCCCTATTATCGCTACACCTGTACAAGGATTTCTCGATTATTTCGTGGCATCTGTTGTCATTTGTCTAAGCGGGCTATTTTCAGGATTGATCAAAAAAGCAATTCAGGATAAAAAGCGAAAGAAACAATTCTTCTATATTATTCTATCCGTATTTGTCGCCAGCTTCTTTAGACTGCTGACGTTCTTTATTTCTGGCGTCGTATTCTTTTCGCAATATGCACCAAAAGGAACACCAGGATGGGTCTACTCTTTAATTTATAACAGCACGTATATGGTTCCATCTTTTATTATTTGCAGTATCGTTCTTTGTTTATTAATACCAAGTGCATCTCGTTTGGTTTTTCCTCATCAAAAATAA
- a CDS encoding GNAT family N-acetyltransferase, whose protein sequence is MKVRHAVHKDIPKIAEIHVKSWQTTYHGIISQEYLDALNVEERGESWRSRSLEGTFVVEDADGVFGFASFGKQRDERYSTYDGELYAIYLLQQKQKSGAGIALIAKGVDYLIEKGYKNMMLWVFEQNSAKQFYQKLQPSFVVTSQFELAGEKHDEIGYGWELPVLNEHVQRIKSSVSNNNERKR, encoded by the coding sequence ATGAAGGTTAGACATGCAGTACATAAAGATATTCCTAAAATTGCCGAGATTCATGTGAAGAGCTGGCAAACGACTTATCATGGTATTATTTCACAAGAGTATTTGGATGCTTTAAATGTAGAGGAGCGGGGAGAGAGCTGGAGAAGCAGATCGCTTGAAGGTACGTTTGTCGTAGAAGACGCTGATGGAGTATTTGGTTTTGCTTCCTTCGGAAAACAACGTGATGAGCGCTATTCAACATATGATGGTGAGCTTTACGCCATCTATTTATTACAGCAGAAGCAAAAGTCAGGAGCGGGTATCGCTTTGATTGCAAAAGGAGTGGACTATTTAATAGAGAAGGGTTATAAGAATATGATGCTATGGGTATTTGAACAGAATTCGGCGAAGCAATTTTATCAAAAGCTTCAGCCTAGTTTTGTCGTCACCAGCCAGTTCGAGCTGGCTGGCGAGAAGCATGATGAAATAGGGTATGGATGGGAGCTGCCTGTATTAAATGAACATGTACAACGAATTAAATCGTCAGTTTCCAATAATAATGAGAGAAAAAGGTGA
- a CDS encoding flotillin family protein gives MPGTTILIIIGIVLVILIALIGVFVSKYRTAGPDEALIVTGSYLGSKNVHVDEGGNKIKIVRGGGTFVLPVFQQAEPLSLLSSKLDVSTPEVYTEQGVPVMADGTAIIKIGGSIEEIATAAEQFLGKTKEDRENEAREVLEGHLRSILGSMTVEEIYKNREKFSQEVQRVASQDLAKMGLVIVSFTIKDVRDKNGYLESLGKPRIAQVKRDADIATAEADKETRIKRAEADKDAKKSELERATEIAEAEKINELKRAEFRREQDTAKASADQAYDLETARNRQHVTEQEMQVKIIERQKQIELEEKEIQRRERQYDSEVKKKADADRYAVEQSAAAEKAKRLAEADAKKYSIEAMAKAEAEKVRIDGLAKAEADRAKGETEAEVIRLKGLAEAEAKEKIAEAFEQYGQAAILDMIVKMLPEYAKQVSAPLSNIDKITVVDTGGNGEGSGANKVTGYATNLMSSLQESLKASSGIDVKEIIENFSGKGNVKQSIQELTNEIKEPRKKEIADRQIEE, from the coding sequence ATGCCAGGAACAACGATTTTGATTATCATCGGAATTGTCCTTGTGATTCTTATTGCACTTATTGGCGTATTTGTTTCAAAATACCGGACAGCAGGTCCAGATGAAGCGTTAATCGTCACAGGAAGTTATCTAGGAAGTAAAAATGTCCATGTGGATGAAGGTGGAAACAAGATTAAGATTGTCAGAGGGGGCGGTACCTTCGTACTCCCTGTCTTTCAACAAGCAGAGCCGCTCAGCTTACTATCGAGCAAGCTAGATGTTTCAACGCCTGAGGTTTATACCGAGCAAGGTGTACCTGTAATGGCCGATGGAACCGCAATCATTAAAATTGGCGGATCGATTGAAGAAATCGCCACTGCGGCAGAACAGTTTTTAGGTAAAACAAAAGAAGACCGCGAAAACGAAGCTAGAGAAGTACTAGAAGGTCACCTTCGTTCGATCTTAGGATCAATGACAGTTGAAGAGATTTATAAAAACAGAGAGAAGTTTTCTCAAGAAGTACAACGTGTCGCTTCTCAAGATTTAGCGAAAATGGGACTCGTCATTGTGTCCTTCACCATTAAAGATGTCCGTGATAAAAATGGCTATTTAGAATCTCTAGGTAAGCCAAGAATTGCTCAAGTGAAACGTGATGCAGATATTGCAACAGCTGAAGCGGATAAAGAAACACGTATCAAACGTGCCGAGGCAGATAAAGATGCGAAGAAATCTGAGCTTGAGCGTGCCACCGAAATCGCTGAAGCAGAAAAAATCAATGAACTGAAAAGAGCAGAATTCAGACGGGAACAGGATACAGCGAAAGCAAGCGCTGACCAAGCGTATGATCTAGAAACAGCTCGCAACCGTCAGCACGTGACTGAACAAGAAATGCAAGTGAAAATCATCGAACGCCAGAAGCAAATTGAATTAGAAGAAAAAGAGATTCAGCGTCGTGAACGTCAATACGATTCTGAAGTGAAAAAGAAAGCGGATGCGGACCGTTATGCTGTTGAGCAATCGGCTGCGGCGGAAAAAGCGAAGCGTCTCGCTGAAGCAGATGCGAAGAAATACAGCATCGAAGCAATGGCGAAAGCAGAAGCTGAGAAAGTCCGAATTGACGGGCTGGCAAAAGCGGAAGCTGATCGTGCGAAAGGGGAAACAGAAGCAGAAGTCATTAGACTGAAAGGACTTGCGGAAGCCGAAGCGAAAGAAAAAATTGCTGAAGCATTCGAACAGTATGGTCAGGCAGCGATCCTTGATATGATTGTGAAAATGCTTCCTGAATATGCGAAGCAAGTATCTGCACCACTTTCTAACATTGATAAAATTACAGTTGTTGATACAGGCGGTAACGGGGAAGGCAGCGGTGCCAATAAAGTCACAGGCTATGCCACAAACCTGATGTCCAGCCTTCAAGAAAGCCTGAAAGCATCCTCTGGAATTGATGTCAAAGAAATTATTGAGAACTTTTCAGGCAAAGGCAATGTGAAGCAAAGCATTCAAGAACTAACGAATGAAATCAAAGAGCCAAGAAAAAAGGAAATAGCTGATCGTCAAATAGAAGAATAA